The sequence AGAAATCAAGAAGAAAAAGATGAATAGAatagtaaatcaaaatgtcggAGAATTTTTCAACGGCCTCCGACTTGTTCGAATGATTGCTGATGTTTCCCATTTCGTGTATGCACTTGCATGGTTGGAAACACTTATAAAGGAAGGTGGGCGTGGTGTGTTGTGGTGGCCCttctttaattattattattatcattattatttatttcaaaattatatttgaagttAATGGTATATACAAAAACTGATATTTTattgatcaattttatgagacgaatcttTTATCCGATGTCAtctataaaatcaatttaatgaatttcaaatacaccAACGTATAAAAACATTGACatcatttgaaatatatatttcgaATCAATTCATCCATATCAAAGGAATCTATCGAAACACAACctaaaaaaaattgaccaaATATAGGCAACGGATCAATTTTCTCCGAGAAGCTGCGATATATAGTTTGAATATTATTTTCTGAAGTTCAAAGAAATAGGCACTAATACAgtttgtaaaataattataaaaaaaaaggtttgTTTTTCAGTTCATATTTTTCCAATAAATTGAATTACATAACATTAATTTTTACAACAACTACCTCTACCGACACCGTCAGAAACCTCATTTGGGTCGGCTACGTACTATTCTATGTTCTAACTACATATTTCATGATCTATATCAACTTTTGATCCAAAAACGAAATACAAACCCAAACATGtatttttatctataaaataaaaatgtattgattatatatatacacatatataatcAATCATTAATCATTATGGGCAGAGCTGCAGCGTGGGAAGGAATTGACTCCTGCATTCAACGTTGTGAGCTGAGAGCAAAATGCTTCGGCCTTTCCATCTTCTCCGTGTGTGCTGCTCAATTTCACATTTTCCATGTAAAGATTTCTGCATGGAAACGATTCACTGCAGTTGAAGTTTACTGCCACCTTTGTAGCACTTGTGCCTCTTATATTTCTGTACATTATGTTCTCTACTTGCACTGCTGAATCCTGCAtcaatcatttgatttttatcatttgagaaacttatatatatgtatatatataggtgAGAGACTGAGAGTGGTACCTGCTTgacacaatttttatttttgtcacaGTAGttttgatttatgattatgGGATTTGAGACATTCTGCATCAGGATGTCTTCAAACNATATATATGGTAGGTGTGAATTACCTGCCAAGTTTTTATTCTGACTCCATTAGTTGCTCCAGTAATCTTGACACTCTTgaccaaaatatttgaaacatggtTTTCCATATTATTTTCACCTAAGCTTCCAATGCTGAAATTcaagtaaattaaataaatccttataaaaacaatatatataaaaatatccagcaaaattaaaaatcacaaattaattaattattaccTGATTCCATGGCCTGGTCCACACATTATGTTCTGCACTTGAACGTTACTAGTTCCATTCACTATTGAAATACAATCATCACCTATACATTGCAAAAGAATTAGAAGATTTGATCCAAGTCATGAAGTAGCTATATATAATAAGTTATATGCAATATTAAAAGAAACGACAAACTGAATGAATCCATTTACCAGTTTTAATTATAGAGTCTAGAATATtgatattttgtgttttggtgATATGAATTCCATCAGTGTTAGGACTATCTCCTGGTGCTGTAATTCTAAGGTTAGAAGCCTCAACGTCGCGACAATCCTggaaaaccacatgcatctgtTGGGCATTTTGTAGCTTCAAATTCGTCATCTTTAAATTCACACAGTTTTTGAATGTCATAGCCTGTTAATTagcaaatcaaattaattatataattgatattaaatttttttctttaatagttGTATAGAATTTGATGAATTAACGTACCGTTGGTGCACTCTGCGTTTGGCAAGGCTTTAAAAGAAATCAAATAAGGAGGAAAAATGTCAGcacttattattatatatgaaacAAAACgattataatattttgaaagtaaataattaatatttttcatgaataacttaaaataataaattcaaacatttatttaccttagttttctttattttgcaAGAATTTTTCCACCATATTTCACCATTGCCATCTATAACACCGCCACCTgaaatattcatattcgtgACATCTTCGAACTTTATCCAAAGTCTCTTAGGGGTGTCGTACATTTCCGACGTAGCCTTTACGGTACCTTGGATCTAAAATGAAAGAATTGGGACgtcaattattattaaaataaagattgtataAAAAAATCCGTATATGTACCAAAAATCTAATATTTCTAtatacacaaatatatatatatataatagaagtAGGTGAGTGATCGTTTTCTTGGTTTTGTTGTGAAGTGATATGTTTATTATGTAGTGCATGCAATGAAGTGAGCGCCGGCCACATATAAATCCAGGCAATCGTTTTTTCTCAgataaaaaatctttaaatttaacTAATGTAtatgatcaattttattttttttctgatATTATGCAAAAATATGTGttaatataaatttcttaaaTGTATATGTGCATATGAAGTAAGAATGTGTACGGAACTCACCTCCATAGAAACAGAGTTCTTACAAGGGCCTGAAAAATCAACATGTTTAATGTAATAAGTTTTGCCTCTTGGAACCACAATTGTTGATGAACTCGTAGAATTACAAGCCTTGTCCCAAGCTCTGCTGAATGCCTGGAAAAGAAATTAACTTGATCAGAaactaaatattaattaatgatattatTGGTGAAGAACTGCTAGAATCATAACCACAATTTATCTAACAGTTTTCagaaaatatgagaaaatcgatattgtataaaataaaatcagttAGAGTTTAAGTTGATGAACAGACACGcgatacacatatatatattacaataaACTTTGGATGAATCAAACCTGGGCATTGTCTGATTTCCCATCAGCTTTGGCTCCGAAATCGTCGACATTGATCAGCACTTGTTGTGATACAAGTTGATGTCTGCGATCTTTGGAGACTTTTCGATGCTTATGAGATTTTCTTCCATGACAAGAGGATGAACACAATAGAATTAATGTCAAAAGTATGACAAATAAAATCCTGGGCATCATTATTTTCTCCATTTCTTGATGTAGAAAAACCAATTTTTTATACGTTGGCCgaaattatttatgaaagaaTATGAATAATTGATGTCTATCTTCACAAAAATGGCAGCAGAATGAATGCTTAAATACGTGAAGAGGAAAGACGAAATCTATTTTCTGGAGGAATTCACCCACTGGTGTGCTGTGTTGACTCTACAGGTATATTTCAACTGAGGAAATTGAGTAATAGTTAGTTACTCTAACATTAAGCTTGTTCTTTTAAAATCAACGACGCAACCAGGcaaataaacaaacaatttcagaaatggttttaatattcaatgttttgtacataattttataaaaatttaggccaattatctgaaaatttagcTAAGATACAAATTCGTAAATTTCATCTTTGTTTAACTTAgatataacataattaatttagacGGTTACAAAACATTACTTCGTGTTTTGAAGGTGCAAGATAGCCATCGATAAAGGCGTTCACCAATCTTGGACTTTTTGTGTGTTAGTTAGATAGATTTTAGTagttcttttgtgagacggtctcgcgaATCTTTATCAAtgctaccgatatttacaataaatagtaatattttgatataaaaaataatgttttttcatATGCAAAACAAGTAGAAGCTTTATCGCACAAAATTGACGTATaaaaccatctcacaagagttttgtgaaaaaaaattatatagatGTGATAGAATTCACACCAAATTATTTTGTCATAAGAAAATCTATTAAAACACGCATACACACACTTTCTCTATTTCAGGTAAGACATTAAAATAACCCAAAGTTAAAGAGAGGGGACAAAGATGAAAGGAAATTGCATTTTTTCCACTATAATTTGcacttttttcatttttcattagaTCGacaattaattttcatttttagtcttgtaacaaatatttttttctatttttggtcATGTTTGATTTTGTATCTGTAGTCATGtaacttgtatttttttcattttggttttttttactGGTTCAGTCgtgttttatttcaaataatattataaaaaaatcacaacGCATGCAAGTTTTATTTCAAAGATATTCCACATCATCATCCACGTTCGCTATAAAAagaccaaaataataattaaaaaaaacattgatgTTACATaactaaaaatacaaattcattgttaacaagatcaaaatataaaaaaaatagacatgCAAGTTACGTgactaaaaatacaaattcaccattaaaaaatgaaaaaaaatgcaaattcattgttaatttcaattttcagtTATACTTTTTGACTTAAGTTGTTTAGGAAAATTGTAATCTCACGAAAGTCAACTTTTTCCCATTTAGTTCCCTCTTTGTTTCAAATGTTTATTGACCAAGTTTGATTTTCTTCGGTCAACAACTTATGCCCCATCTTGAAATTGGCCAAACATATCGATCACACACAGAATGAGAGTATTATAAAttgttcaggtatgagactgtACAGTTAAGGAGTATTTAAAAGATTAATAGTTACTATTCACATCAATAAAtgtgcatattttttttgagattttgtcacttaagaattttcaaaattaaacgTGTTTGATTCAATACAATTATGAGATGGATGACCTTCTGAAAAGTTTCTCAttgtgcgtgtgagtgaggacataagtacGCTAAAAAGATACATGTTGGTACAGTTGATACATTCGTCGAATCTTGGACGTTACAATATGAATTCATTTTCACCctatttaatttatcaaatatcGTTGGATTACGTGAATCTATCATATTTTTACCGGAGTCTCAGTTCATGTGTTTGGGATCGAAGGAGTAAGTTTTGTTCATGCCCATACTATTTGATATATAACATGTTTAAATTGATacgtattatatatttaaaaatgaggATGCAAGTTCGCAAAACGTTAGGTGTTTTGCACGAGAAGTACTAAATATTTGTAGAATGGAAAATTGGGGTCGttgagaaataaatttatttaattttatgcatgatgttTGAAATGATATGTCAACAATGTGGGGATCTTTGGTGGAGTGGAGTTGGGGGAAATTAGCAATATTACAAGTAATTGTCTTTTTGACCACTTCATGTGGAATAAATAATAAGAGAAAAATAAGCATGCATGGTGAATCTTGTTTTAGGCTTCTGGTTTCCCTTAACCATGGTGTAGAACAAGATGTGCTAATTTCTGGTGGAACGATACTAATGGAAAATGGGGAATGCATCGGTTGAAATtggcatctttttttttttttttttattattgtgcTTTATATTTTTCGAGGATCTTTAAGCAAGAGGACTTCGAATTGTTTGTTataaggttttaaaattttatattatccacatattattatttatcatatttatattatatactcTTCGAGATCATATCATTCAACATACCAAAcgatatttaaaacatttactTTTCATCAAATTATAACTTTTTTCGGAAATGGCAAATTATAATTTCGATAATGTATACGTTTACAACATGTGGATGAATAAAAAAACCggataaatgttttttttaaaaaaaataacaataataacccATTAAATGATTCTATCTTATAGTTGATGTTATTCAACAATtcaccaaaataaaatattttattaataaattaaataataaattccatGAACATAGATCAATCAAAATGACATATCCTTTCAAAAATCGGCACTAATCAAGTTCAATTTAATTTGCTCACTTAGATTGGATCTTATTCTGTTGGAACGTTGACAGTTAAATTAATCGAAGGAAAAATAATCCAATGTATAGGATTACGTTATGTAATGCAAATCGCAAATCTATGAACAAATTATTCTCTTTATATATATaccataataataaaattatttatttaataaagataatgatctaaattgagtaaaaaatttatatatgtgctttttaaaaaatcatgtgtttaaaattttatttaacaagTTAGCGTGCCAACTAGAAGGAATGCAGAGTTTTGTAAAAAGATTTCAGCTGCATTAGCTTGAGTCCaagttataaaatttaaattaggaTTCTATTATGATCATTGAGCTCACAAGAGCACGGACGGTCTGTGAGTTGAGTTTTGAGCACAAGGACGGAATCCATCTATCTCCAAAAATATCCACCGCAGATTGAAGAACCATCACCAATGCGCCAACGGCCAAATTCTAAGAGCTCCCTCCCCAAATCAATGATCGCCATATATAGGAAGGGTTGCTTCCAATATACACTTTCATTATATCCACGTGTTTAGTGTACAATAAAATATCGAGCTTTGAATACTTTTGCAACTAAGGATGATCAAGTAATCAACTCAAGGTAACAGGTCCGACTTCATATTAGTCTagtacattatatatatataggaaaCATGCCTATGTATATTgatcatatataaaaattataaaaaaaaagaggcTATTTCTATAATCAAAACAGAAAGACTAGGACACCAAGGCACAACCAGTTTCTCGAATTTAGCCCCTTAACCAGAGATTTTTAGAAGATTAATTATTTCTCATGTCTAATCATCTTGTTGATAGATATATTGTCTTCAAAGGAAAATTTGTGTACTCATTGTAAAACTTGGCTACGCTTTGGACGGTAACATATTTTTTCCTGTCGCCTTGCTGGTGTACTTCCACCGCGAATTATAACAAAAGCTCAAACGAGCGGATCTCCATCAGGCACCCTTGCAAAGCACAAAGAAGTCACCAACATAAGCCACCAGCTTTCTTGATCCGCCACTAAACCTTTCCAGGAAAGTTATATCCTCCTTCTGAACCAAATGAGATTACAagaattttattagagataGGACATGAGATTACAagaattttattagagataGGACATTAAATAATCATACAAAACCTACTCAGTCGCGCATAGATATCTCACGTATGGTAAATCTAAAACATAAATATGTAGTCTATTCACTATTGGTCCAGCACATGTTCACATCTGACAAAGATGGTAACAAAGGAAAATCAACACAACAAACTTCACAAAATGTAATAAATCCAGATGTTAACAACAAATTATGTTGATGAGATACCAGGTCAGAAAAGTCACGCAGCAGCTGCGGAAGATGAAGAAGCTGTGAATTCACTGCGAAGCTCCTTAACCATGGCAGTGAGTGACTCCGCATCAAGACCCATATCACAAAGTGCAATGAGAATTGAAAGAGTATCGCGATCATGCCCAGTTTCAAGAAAGTTTGACATGAGGAAAACTATGTCCAGTGATTCTTGTGCAGCTGCCGGAACCATTTTCTGCAAAAATACAGCATTTTCAATTTGGGAAACAGAATACAAGATGAAGGCTAGTTATAGAATAAAACGTAAGGACTGAAGAGTAGCAGTTTTCtcataattattttcaatgatgAAGAGAGCACACACATATTACAAGAAATCCAAAGACTAgggataaaataaaatgaaagataCAATGCAATATAGGACATTAAGTATCATTTCAACACAGATATATGACTTCTATTGAGGGAAGGATCGACTGGAATATAATTGAAGTCAAACAGTGTGTAGGGCCTTCCTTAAAGCCCTGGTACCAGCAGCAGCATGTCCCGAATTTTACGTGGTAAGGCGTTCTGATACAAAAGCATTATTGGCGAAACACATTTTTCTTTAAGGAAAAAAGAAAGTTTTTTGTAAAAAAGAGTGTTGGACAAGCTTTTTTTTATGAAAGAACACTAAATAACGCTTGAGACCAAAGAATACAAGTCTCAGTCTTCTGGTTCAACTTCTcttttaaagattaaaaaaaataatactttttcactATCAAATCCAAACATATAACTGCTTCTCTGTTTTAAAAAAAGACTAGCAGACACTGCTTAATAAAGAACTTTTTATACTAAGTGCCTTTGTATCCAAACTGGCCTGTAGAAGCCAACATTTTCAAAAGTCCTAGTAAGCCAAATTCAAATCAAAGGCATCTCAATTTTTACCTTAAGTTCGCCAAACCTTACTTCATATGTGATTTACGTTGCTTTTTCTGAAGTCAGACACCTGCTGATAGCATGATCACACACATTAAGAAAGATAAAAACATTGGCATCAGAAAACGACTTCAGTATTTTGCCACTCGTCATCACCTTTTAGCAGGATTCAACTATAGTTCAAAACATCTTATTAGCATTCAATTTTTGAGCTTGAAATAGTATCCACCAAGTGATTGATCTCCATCTCATTGATGGACTATTTTTTATCAACTCCAAGTTCCAAGTACAACCAACTCTTTTAGATTTAACAAGTAAAACAATTACATTAATGAAGAACACAAAAAAGTCGTCGTAGGAAAGCAATCGTGATCACAACAGAAAATAGAAACTCAAGAACTATCATTTTCAGGATTTAAATCTACAGAAAGAAATCAACTACACTAATCCAAAGCATTCAGCAATCAGCCATATCCCTCAGAAGTGCCTATTATCCACCTTTGCATATTAGGCCCCTCCACCTCCTGCAATAAGCAAGAGGGAGCTCCAAATACGCATGTTTTCGGATTACTAAATGTTTCATCAACGGGATGTGCGAATTTGATTAAGAATCTTAATAGCTGCAGAAGGAAGCCTGCATTTAACTGACAGCACAAGTTCAAGAAAACTAATACAGAAATTGAGTGAGCGAGCATAAACCAGCTAAGATTTCACTGTCCTGTTTCAATTTTGTATAATAAGGTTACAAAACCAAAAATTCGAAGAAAGATTAGTACACACGTACAAACGAAACCTTTCGAAAGTATTAGATACGCAATAGTCTAATATGAAATGGCAAGAAAAATGCGAAGAAATTGGCGGAAAAACCAACAGTTAACATGAACATATACGCATAATACACATTGAAACACAGATGATCGAGAGAACCTTGCCGTGAAGCGGCACTTTGTGGCGGCCGAGAGTGCAAAGAGTAAGAAATTCCAGGGTTTTGCTTTGACTCTATATTAGGTTGATTAGGGTATTGAAATCTAtgaattatgaatttcaaatgttttaatGTTTAgtgaatttttcattttaattaacataaaataataatttataaatatagaagctatggatttgaaatttataattttatttctctaaatttacaaaaatatattgaaaattcaTCAATCCAAATACACTCTAAACCAATCTTCGTTCATCGTCCCTCACTAATCTGACATGACAAAAGGATCAAAAGTAAATACCTTGCACTTGGatgaaaagatttgaaatccatatatttcaattatagtgtcattgttaataataaaaaatatatattaaatcttaaatacatattttatttatgtatacattaattatataaattaaatggatttgaaataacattattatttggtgaacttgaaattcatcacaattaacatgaaatattatataaacatgtaaataatggatttgaaatttgtgttcttatttctctaaatacaaaaatacatttaaaattccTTCATCTAAGCGCAGACTTATGAAATTGATACACACACAATACCGACATCACATCAGTAATTTTCGATATCAATTCAGTCGTTTCCGGTGTCATATCAACAATTAAACCAAAATAgtcgaaaatttaaaatttataatccaaaaccaaaatttgaaattttgatggagCAAAAACCAAACTTGAGGGAATGAGTGGGAAAAAAAACTATTTCCTTAAGTTTTTATCGTCGTAAATTTAGCCATAGACCGAAGTTTCCTTTAGGACTAGCTATGGAACTTTTACTCCTGCTAGGTTGTTAATAGCGACTGAAAATTCTTACGGAAATTAAATGatcttttgaaattttaaatgtattgtttttattataaaCTTTACGGACAAAAGTTGTTATTCGTATGAATGAGATAACAAATagtattttcattaaaaataaaataaaatgatattttgatacGGATCCACACCCTTTTCAAGAAAAAAGTACTGATAGAATCTAAATTCTTgttggaaaaaaatataaatatatttgtgtATGAGACACGTTTTACACCGAAAATTAAATAGCACaaaatgattatgaaaatgacATGATTTGTAAAGTATTTATCTTCTATATAAGTCTATCAAGGTAAATGGGGACTTTACAAAGAACCAAATTCATTCAACGCATGTGTAAcactaattattatataatgtatTCCAATTGCTTCATAAGATGATATTATAGTGCAATAAATTGGAGATTACTTTCAAAAAATACGCGTGGATGCTCGACATAAAAAGAGTAAAAAGTGTTCTCTAACACAGACCATCATAAGATTTAGGCTTCACCGTGGATAGAAAGATTACAAATCCCATTACAAGTATAAAAATGATTTGCGCCATGGATATAACCCCATCGAAATATGCTCGAAGATAGGCTGTTTTCGCGCTGAGGGATTGCGGTTTAGCTAGTGATTGAGGTTGGGAAGAAGATGAACAGAAAAACAATATATCATCCGTTTCAACAAGAAGCGTCTTAGTATTGAAGCCAAGCAAAGACAGCCAGAAATGTCTAGATATATATTAACCTACAGATTCGACACATTTAACTTAAAAAGGTTCGAAGATACACACTTGCAAGCCTTGATCAAACAGTCTATTGCAAGATTTTAGGTTCATTATTGGACAGGGGATTATATTACAGGAAAACCATAAAAGACCAAACCGATGGTGACTGACAGTTGGCTGAATTTTATCAACATCTAGATGTGCTTTAAGCTGCAGCATCAACCGTTTCTCCAGCATCTTTCTTCTGCAGGAAAGATTCAATATATTGTGTCCTGCGGGAGACAACATTCTGGTGTTAGATCTAATCAACAAATTTTACTGGTCGATTTGGATTTTGATTAATTGGTTTAAATAATTGGGAAGATGATCTCTAAGCTACAAAGGCGTAGGAGGTTTGCAGGAAGCTGATGTGTTTTAGTACTGAGATACCTTGCAGGAAGATGATCATGAGGACGATTAAATGGGGTCCATATGGGATCGCCAACAAAGAGTCGCATTGCCTGTATGCGACGATGTATGGTCAAAAGGCTCAGTTTTAAATAATATGAACGACAGGTGGAAGATCAACACAAAAGCACATAGTTACTGATAATGTTAATGGTGGTGCCTCAACTAAAAAATACCTTGATATAGTTGTCTGAGTCGAGGGTGAAACGATGATAAATACCAGCTGGCAGGACAATCATCGCCCCTTTCTTCACCCAGACGCGGATCCAAGCTTCATCACGATCACGAACATCAAAATAGCCTTCACAAAAACACAAAACTGTTTAGTAACAAGATCTTTCATAAGATCAGAAGAATCATCAAGCCAAGTTAGTCATGTGAAACTACCGCTCCCTGCAACACAATAGCGGATCTCTTCATCTGTGTGAAGATGTTCTTCATAGAAGTTCTTGATCTTCTCCTCATAATTGGGAAGCTTTTCTGGGCAAACCTCGCAAAAGTCCTGAAGAAGATAATAACTTGAAATATATTAACAGTGTATGCGAAATTCGAATCATttg comes from Primulina huaijiensis isolate GDHJ02 chromosome 2, ASM1229523v2, whole genome shotgun sequence and encodes:
- the LOC140970617 gene encoding acireductone dioxygenase 2-like is translated as MGSLSKDDRAEVIQAWYMDDSDQDQRLPHHREPKEFVSFEKLDEIGVLSWKLDADNYETDPELKKIREARGYSYMDFCEVCPEKLPNYEEKIKNFYEEHLHTDEEIRYCVAGSGYFDVRDRDEAWIRVWVKKGAMIVLPAGIYHRFTLDSDNYIKAMRLFVGDPIWTPFNRPHDHLPARTQYIESFLQKKDAGETVDAAA